The stretch of DNA TATAATAAAACTCATAATTTCTTCTACAAATTGATTTGGAAGATCTATGTTTAGTAACTTTTCTTCCAACTGTATCATCGGTTCCGTCCATAGCTGTTTTTTTGGTTGGTTTTTCTCAATACTTTTTAACATTTTCTTCATTTCAGCAACGTTTTTTAATAAATCATTTTGAACCTCACCGTTATCAGGAATAGTTACAGCTTCTTTTACAATAGAAGTAGATTTATGTTCGGTAGGTTTTCTTTTTTGTTTAATTGAATCTATCGACGTAATTTCATCAATTGCAGCAATGACCTCGAACTGTTTTTTCGTTAGAAATCCGAAAAATCGAGAGCTATGTACCGCTTTTGAGTTTAAAATAACCGCATCATTTCCAAGTTCCTGTCGAACTAGCTTCATTGCTTCTGCCATTGAATTAGCTTTAAATTTTTTTACTCTCATTCGTTCATGTTCACCACCCCAATACTTTGAACCTCTACACTTGCTTCTAGCTCGTTATATGATAAAACTGGAACTTGTTGAAGGTATCTTTCGATTAGTTGCTTTACATACATTCTTACCGCTGGAGAGCAAAGTAAAATTGGAGTTTGTCCATAAATGTTAAATTGGTCCATTTGTTCCGCGACCTTTTGCACAACTTCCATTGACGTGTTTGGATCTAAACTAAGGAAATTCCCGTGTTCTGTTTGTTGAATATGATCCGCAATTAATTTTTCAATTTTACCTGAAAGGGTTACAACCTTTAACGTATCTCCAGGGACAACGTATTGGTTTGTAATTTGTTTATTTAGAGCCTGTCGAACATATTCTGTTAGTAGATCTGTATCAACCGTCACTTTTCCGTAATCGGCTAATACTTCAAAAATCACTGGTAAATTTCGAATAGAAACATTTTCTTTTAACAGTTTAGCAAGTACTTTTTGTACATCTCCTATGTTCAACGGAGTTGGCGTTACTTCTTCTACTAAAATAGGACTAGTTTCCTTTAAATGGTCAATCAATTGTTTTGTTTCTTGACGACCTAATAACTCGTGAGCATGTTGTTTAATTTTTTCTGTTATATGTGTTGATACAACGGACGGAGGATCTACAACAGTATATCCATACATTTCCGCTTCATCTTTTGTATCTTCTGATATCCATTTAGCTGGTAAGCCAAACGATGGCTCAATCGTATCGATTCCCTCAATAGATTCTTCTTCTACCCCAGGACTCATTGCTAAATAATGATCTAGCAACACTTCTCCTCTCGCTACTTCGCTTCCTTTTATTTTTAACCTGTACTCATTAGGTTGTAATTGTATATTATCTCTTATTCTCACTACAGGTATGACAAGTCCTAGTTCCAGTGCTAATTGACGTCTAATCATGACAATACGATCTAGCAAATCTCCACCTTGCTTCGAATCCGCTAGTGGTATTAGTCCGTAACCAAACTCAAATTCAATCGGATCAACCGAAAGTAAATTCACGACACTATCTGGGCTTTTCAGCTCGTCTGTCACTACTTCTTCTTCAATAATCTCCTCTTGTATCTCTTCTCTTTGTTTTGATCTGGAGATGAAGAATCCTCCAATTCCTAATGCCAAAGCGATCGGAGTTGTTAAAATCGGTTCAATCGGTGTACCTATACCTAGTAGAAAAATAGTTCCACTAGCAACATAAAGCATTTTAGGATAGGCAAATAACTGCGATGTAATGTCTGTTCCTAAATTACCATTTGAAGCTGCACGAGTAACAACAATACCTGTTGATGTTGCAATTAAAAGAGCTGGAATTTGCGAGACAATTCCATCTCCAACCGTAAGCATCGTAAACTTAGCAGCTGCTTCTCCAAACGATAAGTCTAACTGAATCATTCCGATTACTATACCGAAAATAATATTTATAAAAACGATGATAATACCTGCGATCGCGTCCCCTTTTACGAACTTACTTGCACCGTCCATTGCTCCATAAAAGTCTGCTTCTTTCGATATTTTCTCACGTCGTTCACGAGCGGATTGCTCCGAAATAAGTCCAGCATTTAAATCGGCATCAATTGCCATTTGCTTTCCTGGCATCGCGTCAAGTGTGAATCGAGCAGCAACTTCTGATACACGTTCCGCACCTTTTGTAATGACAACAAATTGGATTATGACAAGAATGATAAATACGACTAAACCGACAATCACACTCCCACCTACTACGAAGGTTCCAAACGTTTCTACTACACTACCTGCATCCCCTTTACTTAATATAGACCTTGTAGTAGAAACATTTAGACCTAAACGGTAAAGAGTTAATAGTAGTAAAAGGGACGGAAAAATAGAAAATTGTAACGGTTCTTGAACATTCATCGTTGTAAGTAAAACAACTAAGGCAAGGGAAATATTAATAATAATAAGTATACTTAATATCCATGCTGGAAATGGAACGATTAACATCGCAACGATAAGTATTACACTAAGTAATACAGATAAATCTCTTGCTGACATTTATTACCTCACCTTTCAATAAACAACTCATTTAACTTGATTTTTAAGACGATACACATACGCTAATATTTCAGCAATTGCTTGGAAGTACTCTTCTGGAATGGGATCTCCTATTTCTGTTTGACTATATAAAGCCCGTGCTAACGGCTTGTTTTCAACAATTGTAATATTATGACTTTTTGCAACTTCACGTATTTTTAATGCAATAAAGTCTACTCCTTTAGCTATTACATAAGGAGCATCCATTTTATCTCCATCATATTTTAAACAAATAGCAAAATGAGTCGGATTTGTTATAATAACATCTGCTTTTGGTACATCCGCCATCATTCTTTGCATGGCCATTTCTCTTTGCTTTTGCTTTATTTTGGATTTAATTAACGGATCACCTTCCGATTTCTTATACTCGTCTTTAATATCTTGTTTTGACATTCTAATGTTTTTTTCGTGATCGTATCTTTGATAAAAATAGTCAAAAACAGATAAAAATAGAAGAGCCGCACCTGCAAACAGACCCATTTGAACGGTCATTCTACCTAAAAAGGCTAAAGCGGCATGAACACTTTGTTGTGAGAGCTTTAACAATTCATAAACACTAAACCACAGAATAGAAAAAGCAACTAACCCTACAAATAATATTTTTAATAAAGATTTTACTAACTCAACTAAAGCTCGTACTGAATAGATCCGTTTAAAACCTTGAATAGGGTCCAACTTATTTAATTTCATTTTTATTGCTTCAGGAGCAAACAACGTTCCAACCTGTAGATAGTTCGCAACAATTGCACTAACGATAGCGGCCAACATAATTGGACCAAGTACGACAAACAATTTTCCTAATATATCTAAAAAGATTAAATGAACATTTTGTATAGTGATGGTTTCATGCATATATACTTGAAAAGAATGTTTAAATAGATTCATAAGACTATCTTTCATGAAAGGACCAATGGCAAATAAAGTTAGAAAAACCCCTAACAATACGATAGCTGTGTTCACATCAGAACTTTTAGCAACTTGTCCTTTTTTTCTCGTATCTTGCCTTTTTTTCGGAGTTGCTTTCTCTGTTTTTTCTCCGGCAAAAAACTGCAAATCTAGCTTTAATTGATGAACCATCTACATTCCTCCAAGTAAATCCATTAAACCTCTCATAGCATAAAGCATCATTTCAAACAAGTTATAAATGAGTGAAAAGAGTATCGTAAAAGATACTAAAATTGCTATAAAACTAACACCTATTTTTAACGGTAAACCGACAACAAATACATTTAGTTGTGGAACTGTTCTAGCCACAATACCAAGAGCTACATCAACTAAAAAAAGTGCTCCCACTATTGGAATAGCTAATTGAAAGGCTACGAGAAACATCGTATTCACAACTTGAACTACAAATTCTAGTACATTCTCATCGGACATTGGTAACGAACCTTGCGTTAAATCTATTAATTGATAACTATAAAAAATCCCGTCAATCATTAAGTGATGTCCATTTACCGATAGTAATAGTAGCAATGCAAAAATATAAAAATATTGCCCGATAATTGGACTTTGTGCCCCTGTTTGTGGATCTATGACGTTTGCAATCGCAAACCCCATTTGAAAATCGATAAATCCACCTGCTATTTGAATGGCCGCCATAATCATATAAGCAATTAGTCCAATTAATAACCCTACTAATAATTCCTTTAAAACAAGTAAAATATAAAAGCCATCTATTTCAATAACGGGCAAGTCTAATGAAAAAGCCATAATTAATGATAAAAAAAATGCAATACCTACTTTAAAATTTGCAGGTACACTCCGATAAGAAAAGAGAGGGAGTGTTACAAAAAAGGTGGTTACCCTCACAAACACTAGCAAAAAGGCTGGAAAATAGTTTAACCAATCGATCATACTAATTCACAAACCGATGAATATTTTCAAAAATATCCATTGCATACGAAAGCATTGTCGTTAACATCCATGGTCCAAATACGACAAGTCCAATTAACACGGCTACAATTTTAGGTATGAATGCAAGTGTTTGTTCTTGTATTTGAGTAGTTGCTTGAAATATACTAACTATTAACCCAACAATTAACGCTAATAGCAATAAGGGTGCACTAATTAAAAGAATGGTATAAACGCCTTTTTCAGCCATCGATATTACAAACTCTGGACTCATCTTTCTTCACCTACTTTAAAATGTTTGCAATAATGATTTAACTACTAAATACCAACCATCCACTAATACAAATAGTAAAATTTTAAAAGGTAACGAGATCATAACTGGGGGTAACATCATCATCCCCATTGACATAAGAACACTCGCAACAACCATATCGATTACTAAAAATGGAATAAAAATCATAAAGCCAATTTGAAATGCTGTTTTCAATTCACTAATTGCAAATGCTGGAACGAGAACGGTCAAAGGGATATCCTCTAACGTTTCTGGACGTTCCATTCCTGTGTAATCCATAAATAGTGCTAAATCTTTTTGTCTAGTATGTTTACTCATAAATTCTTTAATAGGAACGGTCGCTAGCTCATAAGCCTCATCTAACGTAATTTCTTCATTAAATAAAGGGGTTAACGCTTGTTCATTTATTTGACCAAAAGTCGGGGCCATAATAAAAAATGTTAAAAACATAGCCAGGCCAATTAGTACTTGGTTTGGTGGCATTTGTTGAGTAGCTAGAGACGTTCTAACGAAAGATAATACGATAATAATTCTAGTAAAGCTTGTCATCATTATTAATATTGCTGGTGCTATTGATAAAACAGTTAATAGTAATAGAAGTTGTACAGAGGTGGCGACTGTTGAAGCATCATTATTACCTAACGCTTGTAATAAATCATTCATCGTCGTGGACCTTCCTATCTATTGTTTCCATTCTCTTTTTCCTCTCTTGAGAGATATCCCCTAATTGTTTCTTTAAAAGAGAAAAAAACGAAATAGACGGAGCTCCCTTTTCTTCAGTTCCTGTCACCTTACTCCACACTTGCTTAATTGGAACTTTATTTAGTGCAAGATTGCCTTCTGTTCGATCCTTATAAGAATTTAAGATCACTTCTTTTTCCTCTTCATTCGTAATTTCTTTCAGTAGGTTAATAGAATCTCCTACCCCTAATACGAAAATAGAGTCTCCAACTTTTACTAGTTGAACTGATTTATTGTTACCTAACGTTGTACCTCCAACATTAAGTACTGTTTTGCTAGCACCTGTCCATTGATTACGCTTATTAATAAAATTCAAAGTAAAGTATAGTAATAGTAAAACAAAACCTAATGTGAGAAACATTTTAATAAAATCCCATGCTGTAATAGTAGGGCTTTCAAACGCTTCTATACGTTCTTCTCCTTCTCTACTTACAGTACTTTCATTAGCTTCCGTCTTTTGATTAGACGGACTCTCCTGATCAAATAATTCATTTAGCATTCCATCTCCCTTTTCTGCACCTAATGCAGAAAAAGGGAAGATGACTAGTAAACTTATAGTAACAATAAAAATTTTACTTATGTGAGCATACAAAGAAGACACCTCTATGATAGTGTTTTATGAATTGCTTCAATAACTCGATCTGCTTGGAAAGGTTTAACAATAAAGTCTTTCGCTCCAGCTTGGATTGCATCAATTACCATTGCCTGTTGCCCCATTGCAGAACACATAATTACTTTCGCATTCGGGTTGATTTGTTTAATTTCTTTTAATGCTGTAATTCCATCCATTTCTGGCATCGTTATATCCATCGTAACTAAGTCCGGATGATGCTCTTTGTATTTTTCAACAGCTTGTACACCATCGGCAGCCTCTGCCACTACATCATATCCATTTTTAGTTAATATATCTTTTATCATCATTCTCATAAATGCTGCATCATCGACAATTAAAATTGTTTTTCCCATTCTTTTTCCTCCTAATTTAGCGTAACTTTTTTATGCGGTCTGTTTGACTTATGATGTCAGTTACTCTTACTCCAAAGCTTTCGTCTATAACAACTACTTCCCCTTGAGCAATTAATTTATTGTTTACTAAAATATCAACTGGTTCACCAGCTAATTTATCTAACTCAATAATAGATCCTGTTGATAGATCTAAAATATCTTTAACTGTTCGTTTTGTTCTTCCTAATTCGACTGTTAAATGGAGTGGAATATCTAGTAACATATTTAGGTTGTTTGATCCTGTTTCTTGAACAGGTCCTTCTGAAAAAGAAGTAAATTCAGCACGTTGAACATTAACGTTTTGTTGTAATGGCGCAGCCTGTGGTTGTGGAACGCTTGTGTGCTGTTCAGGTTGCCTATAGCTCTCGTGTACTACTTCGTTACGATAGTCGGAGCTAGGCTCAGGAGTTACCACTTCATTGTAGTTAGTTACTTTAACCTCTTCCTTAACTACAGGTTCTACCCCTCCAGGATTCAATAATTCCTCTACTAGAGCTTTCGCAAACGGCAATGGTAATACTTGCATAATAGATGAATCAATAAGCGTACCGATTTTTAAATTAAAAGCAACTTTTACAAGCATTTCATCATTCGGAATTTCGTCTTTTCCTTCTCCGACTTTAAAGTCTAATAATAAGACTGATGGTGGCGATATATCTACTTTTTTGGAAAAAACAGTAGACATCGAAGTGGCGGCCGATCCCATCATTTGATTCATCGCTTCTTGGACAGCACTTAAATGAATTTCATCTAATAATTCAGCTGGAGAGTGTCCATTTCCGCCTAACATTAAATCTGCAATAATCGCAGCATCTTTCTGTTCAATTACGAGAATATTCATACCGGAAAAACCATCAGTATAGTTCACTCTTATTGCTACATAAGGTTCCGGAAATTCTGATTCTAACTCTTCTTGATCCACTAATGTAACTTTAGGAGTTGTAATTTCTACTTTTTGATTTAATAAGGTTGATAGAGCTGTTGCTGAACTACCAAAAGAGATATTACCTATCTCTCCAAGGGCGTCTTGCTCCATTTCCGTAAAGTGATCTTGTAAATCTTTTACTTTCGTTAAGAGGGACGTATCGTTATCATCGTTCGTACCTCGAAGTAGCGCATCTATTTCATCTTGTGATAACATGCCTTCATTCATCTTCCCCTACTCCCTCCTCTATTTCTTCTAAAATTTGAACGGCCATTTGTTGATTCAACTTTCCAACTTGCCCTTTAAATGTAGGTTTTTCGTCAACTTTCACGATAATTGGTTGGTCAATTTTTTGTCTTAATGGTAATACATCCCCTACTGACAAGTCTAACAACTCAGAGAAATATATATCAGAACTTCCTAACTCTGCCTTTAATATCAAATGAGTGCCTCTTATTGCCTGCTTTAACGCTGCAATTTCATGGTCTTGTCGTGCCTTTGTTTTTTCTTCCATCCAATAAAGAACAGATAATTTTGGAATAATCGGCTCTAGTACGACATGAGGAATACATATATTAATCAT from Sutcliffiella cohnii encodes:
- the fliY gene encoding flagellar motor switch phosphatase FliY, yielding MNEGMLSQDEIDALLRGTNDDNDTSLLTKVKDLQDHFTEMEQDALGEIGNISFGSSATALSTLLNQKVEITTPKVTLVDQEELESEFPEPYVAIRVNYTDGFSGMNILVIEQKDAAIIADLMLGGNGHSPAELLDEIHLSAVQEAMNQMMGSAATSMSTVFSKKVDISPPSVLLLDFKVGEGKDEIPNDEMLVKVAFNLKIGTLIDSSIMQVLPLPFAKALVEELLNPGGVEPVVKEEVKVTNYNEVVTPEPSSDYRNEVVHESYRQPEQHTSVPQPQAAPLQQNVNVQRAEFTSFSEGPVQETGSNNLNMLLDIPLHLTVELGRTKRTVKDILDLSTGSIIELDKLAGEPVDILVNNKLIAQGEVVVIDESFGVRVTDIISQTDRIKKLR
- the fliP gene encoding flagellar type III secretion system pore protein FliP (The bacterial flagellar biogenesis protein FliP forms a type III secretion system (T3SS)-type pore required for flagellar assembly.); the encoded protein is MNDLLQALGNNDASTVATSVQLLLLLTVLSIAPAILIMMTSFTRIIIVLSFVRTSLATQQMPPNQVLIGLAMFLTFFIMAPTFGQINEQALTPLFNEEITLDEAYELATVPIKEFMSKHTRQKDLALFMDYTGMERPETLEDIPLTVLVPAFAISELKTAFQIGFMIFIPFLVIDMVVASVLMSMGMMMLPPVMISLPFKILLFVLVDGWYLVVKSLLQTF
- the fliQ gene encoding flagellar biosynthesis protein FliQ, whose amino-acid sequence is MSPEFVISMAEKGVYTILLISAPLLLLALIVGLIVSIFQATTQIQEQTLAFIPKIVAVLIGLVVFGPWMLTTMLSYAMDIFENIHRFVN
- a CDS encoding response regulator codes for the protein MGKTILIVDDAAFMRMMIKDILTKNGYDVVAEAADGVQAVEKYKEHHPDLVTMDITMPEMDGITALKEIKQINPNAKVIMCSAMGQQAMVIDAIQAGAKDFIVKPFQADRVIEAIHKTLS
- the fliR gene encoding flagellar biosynthetic protein FliR, whose translation is MIDWLNYFPAFLLVFVRVTTFFVTLPLFSYRSVPANFKVGIAFFLSLIMAFSLDLPVIEIDGFYILLVLKELLVGLLIGLIAYMIMAAIQIAGGFIDFQMGFAIANVIDPQTGAQSPIIGQYFYIFALLLLLSVNGHHLMIDGIFYSYQLIDLTQGSLPMSDENVLEFVVQVVNTMFLVAFQLAIPIVGALFLVDVALGIVARTVPQLNVFVVGLPLKIGVSFIAILVSFTILFSLIYNLFEMMLYAMRGLMDLLGGM
- the flhA gene encoding flagellar biosynthesis protein FlhA; the protein is MSARDLSVLLSVILIVAMLIVPFPAWILSILIIINISLALVVLLTTMNVQEPLQFSIFPSLLLLLTLYRLGLNVSTTRSILSKGDAGSVVETFGTFVVGGSVIVGLVVFIILVIIQFVVITKGAERVSEVAARFTLDAMPGKQMAIDADLNAGLISEQSARERREKISKEADFYGAMDGASKFVKGDAIAGIIIVFINIIFGIVIGMIQLDLSFGEAAAKFTMLTVGDGIVSQIPALLIATSTGIVVTRAASNGNLGTDITSQLFAYPKMLYVASGTIFLLGIGTPIEPILTTPIALALGIGGFFISRSKQREEIQEEIIEEEVVTDELKSPDSVVNLLSVDPIEFEFGYGLIPLADSKQGGDLLDRIVMIRRQLALELGLVIPVVRIRDNIQLQPNEYRLKIKGSEVARGEVLLDHYLAMSPGVEEESIEGIDTIEPSFGLPAKWISEDTKDEAEMYGYTVVDPPSVVSTHITEKIKQHAHELLGRQETKQLIDHLKETSPILVEEVTPTPLNIGDVQKVLAKLLKENVSIRNLPVIFEVLADYGKVTVDTDLLTEYVRQALNKQITNQYVVPGDTLKVVTLSGKIEKLIADHIQQTEHGNFLSLDPNTSMEVVQKVAEQMDQFNIYGQTPILLCSPAVRMYVKQLIERYLQQVPVLSYNELEASVEVQSIGVVNMNE
- the flhB gene encoding flagellar biosynthesis protein FlhB gives rise to the protein MVHQLKLDLQFFAGEKTEKATPKKRQDTRKKGQVAKSSDVNTAIVLLGVFLTLFAIGPFMKDSLMNLFKHSFQVYMHETITIQNVHLIFLDILGKLFVVLGPIMLAAIVSAIVANYLQVGTLFAPEAIKMKLNKLDPIQGFKRIYSVRALVELVKSLLKILFVGLVAFSILWFSVYELLKLSQQSVHAALAFLGRMTVQMGLFAGAALLFLSVFDYFYQRYDHEKNIRMSKQDIKDEYKKSEGDPLIKSKIKQKQREMAMQRMMADVPKADVIITNPTHFAICLKYDGDKMDAPYVIAKGVDFIALKIREVAKSHNITIVENKPLARALYSQTEIGDPIPEEYFQAIAEILAYVYRLKNQVK
- a CDS encoding flagellar biosynthetic protein FliO; its protein translation is MYAHISKIFIVTISLLVIFPFSALGAEKGDGMLNELFDQESPSNQKTEANESTVSREGEERIEAFESPTITAWDFIKMFLTLGFVLLLLYFTLNFINKRNQWTGASKTVLNVGGTTLGNNKSVQLVKVGDSIFVLGVGDSINLLKEITNEEEKEVILNSYKDRTEGNLALNKVPIKQVWSKVTGTEEKGAPSISFFSLLKKQLGDISQERKKRMETIDRKVHDDE